A DNA window from Fragaria vesca subsp. vesca linkage group LG3, FraVesHawaii_1.0, whole genome shotgun sequence contains the following coding sequences:
- the LOC101306416 gene encoding tetrahydrocannabinolic acid synthase-like, whose amino-acid sequence MEFLVLVLSLFLSLVSCASSDPTTEPLRLCMTTQLSYYSEVSQIIHTSNSSSYSSILKSSQQNPRWLNSTSKPLLILTPFNESEIHAAVLCSKKRGIQIRVRSGGHDYEGLSYLCKTPFIIIDMINFKSIDINLADETAWVQSGATLGELYYSIGKKSDVHGFPAGICPTVGVGGHFSGGGFGTLIRKYGLAADHVIDAILIDANGKIMNRKTMGEDLFWAIRGGGGASFGIIVSWKIKLVQVPKVVTGFTVSKLISQGGSSLVNRWQYIAHNFHEDLFMRVILQNVGSGSQKQVQADFNSLFLGGIETLMPLMKQSFPELGLEAKDCIEMSWVQSAQYFAGYKKDQPLEVLLSKEVLYKSNFKAKSDYVVNPIPEIVLQGIWERFMQEQLVFMILDPYGGKMAEISEFEIPFPHRKGNLYNIQYLVKWDVNEVSEANKHMYWLDMLYRFMKPYVSNSPRGAYINYKDLELGTNNRGTNTSYMEASSWGRKYFKNNFKRLAEVKSKVDPHNFFRNQQSIPPLRVLSGIGRV is encoded by the coding sequence ATGGAGTTCTTAGTACTAGTGCTTTCTTTGTTTCTGAGTTTAGTTTCATGTGCAAGTTCTGATCCAACCACTGAACCTCTCAGGCTGTGCATGACAACTCAACTCAGTTACTACAGCGAAGTCTCTCAAATTATCCACACCTCAAACTCATCTTCTTATTCATCTATCTTGAAATCCTCACAACAAAACCCTAGATGGCTAAACTCCACATCAAAGCCTCTTCTCATTCTAACACCTTTCAACGAGTCCGAAATCCATGCAGCTGTGCTGTGCAGCAAAAAACGTGGCATACAAATCAGGGTCAGAAGTGGAGGTCATGACTATGAAGGGCTCTCATATCTCTGCAAGACCCCCTTCATCATCATTGACATGATCAACTTCAAGTCCATTGATATCAACCTTGCAGATGAAACAGCTTGGGTTCAGTCAGGAGCTACACTAGGTGAGCTTTACTATAGCATTGGGAAGAAAAGTGATGTCCATGGATTCCCAGCTGGGATTTGCCCAACTGTTGGAGTTGGAGGTCATTTTAGTGGTGGTGGATTTGGGACTTTGATTAGAAAATATGGCCTAGCAGCTGACCATGTCATAGATGCAATTTTGATTGATGCAAATGGGAAAATCATGAACAGAAAAACAATGGGTGAGGACCTGTTTTGGGCCATTAGAGGAGGTGGGGGAGCAAGTTTTGGGATCATTGTTTCATGGAAGATCAAATTGGTTCAGGTCCCAAAAGTTGTGACAGGTTTTACAGTGAGCAAGTTAATTTCACAAGGTGGAAGTAGCCTTGTGAATAGGTGGCAGTACATTGCACACAACTTCCATGAGGATCTTTTCATGAGAGTCATCCTTCAAAATGTAGGGAGTGGGAGTCAGAAACAAGTCCAAGCCGATTTCAATTCTTTGTTTCTGGGAGGGATCGAGACACTCATGCCATTGATGAAACAGAGCTTTCCAGAGTTGGGTTTGGAAGCAAAAGACTGCATTGAAATGAGTTGGGTCCAATCTGCTCAGTACTTCGCTGGATATAAAAAAGACCAGCCTTTGGAGGTCTTGTTGTCTAAGGAGGTACTCTACAAGAGCAATTTCAAGGCCAAATCCGACTATGTAGTAAACCCTATTCCAGAAATCGTGCTACAAGGGATTTGGGAGAGGTTCATGCAAGAACAACTAGTTTTCATGATACTGGACCCCTATGGTGGAAAAATGGCTGAGATTTCGGAATTTGAAATTCCATTTCCTCATAGGAAAGGGAATCTGTACAACATACAGTACCTAGTGAAGTGGGATGTGAATGAGGTTAGTGAAGCCAACAAACATATGTATTGGCTGGATATGCTTTATAGGTTTATGAAGCCTTATGTGTCAAACTCCCCAAGGGGTGCCTATATCAATTATAAGGACCTTGAGTTGGGGACCAACAACAGAGGCACCAACACAAGCTACATGGAAGCAAGTAGTTGGGGGAGAAAGTACTTCAAGAACAATTTCAAGAGACTTGCAGAAGTGAAGAGCAAAGTTGATCCACATAACTTCTTCAGAAACCAGCAAAGCATCCCTCCTCTTCGTGTTTTGTCTGGCATAGGAAGAGTCTAA
- the LOC101306708 gene encoding tetrahydrocannabinolic acid synthase-like, translating to MVLPNCSKFLLFPFLLLLSSSSSLAHSPSSSEDVFSQCLSYHSKVSISFSSTIFTPNNSAFTTILQSTAENLRYVVPSAPKPEFIFTPTHDSHVQTAVICSKQLGIHLRVRSGGHDYEGLSYVSEIETPFIVLDLAKLRSVNVDIQQNSAWIQAGATIGEVYYRIAEQSATHGFPAGLCTSLGVGGHITGGAYGSMMRKYGLGVDNAVDAQIVDVDGRILDRETMGEDLFWAIRGGGGASFGIILWWKIKLVPVPSTVTVFTVARTLEQDGTKLLHRWQQVAATELDEDLFIRVIIQLTSDSKSGKRTVTTLYQAQFLGGVERLLYVMQTGFPELGLTRKDCTETSWIKSVMYIANYPNGTQPEILLQGKSTTRSYFKAKSDFVKDPIPETGLEGLRKRLMEETNPVLIWTPYGGMMSKISESDTPFPHRKGVLFKIQYLTIWQAANQDEAKHMDWIRKLYNYMAPYVTMFPRQAYVNYRDLDLGINKKSNLSFIEASSWGYRYFKDNFNRLIKIKTKVDPYNFFRHEQSITPLPLTVGRTMN from the coding sequence ATGGTGCTTCCAAACTGTTCAAAGTTTCTGCTGTTTCCTTTTCTTCTCCTGCTATCGTCTTCATCTTCTTTGGCACATTCTCCATCATCTAGTGAAGACGTTTTTAGCCAGTGCCTCTCGTATCACTCTAAGGTTTCAATTTCATTCTCAAGCACCATTTTTACCCCAAACAACTCTGCCTTCACCACCATCCTACAATCAACTGCGGAGAACCTCAGATACGTAGTCCCTTCAGCACCAAAGCCAGAGTTCATTTTTACACCAACACATGATTCCCATGTTCAAACTGCTGTTATTTGCTCAAAACAGCTGGGAATACATCTTAGAGTCCGGAGTGGAGGCCACGACTACGAGGGTCTCTCCTATGTGTCCGAAATTGAAACACCTTTCATCGTCCTAGATCTTGCCAAACTTCGATCAGTTAATGTTGATATCCAACAGAACAGTGCATGGATTCAAGCTGGTGCCACCATTGGCGAAGTTTACTACAGAATTGCAGAGCAAAGCGCAACACATGGCTTCCCCGCCGGTCTTTGCACGAGTCTAGGTGTGGGAGGTCATATAACCGGAGGTGCATATGGTTCCATGATGAGAAAATATGGCCTTGGGGTTGATAATGCTGTCGATGCTCAAATAGTTGATGTAGACGGCAGAATTCTTGACCGAGAGACCATGGGAGAGGACCTGTTTTGGGCAATCAGAGGAGGTGGAGGAGCAAGCTTTGGAATTATCCTGTGGTGGAAGATAAAGCTGGTTCCAGTTCCATCAACTGTGACAGTTTTTACAGTTGCCAGGACCTTGGAACAAGATGGAACAAAGCTCCTACATAGGTGGCAACAAGTGGCTGCTACTGAGCTTGATGAAGATCTTTTTATTAGAGTTATCATACAACTAACAAGTGACAGCAAAAGTGGCAAGAGAACTGTCACAACTCTTTACCAAGCTCAGTTCCTCGGAGGGGTTGAAAGACTCCTCTATGTTATGCAAACAGGCTTCCCGGAACTGGGATTGACCCGAAAAGATTGTACTGAAACCAGTTGGATCAAATCTGTGATGTACATTGCAAACTATCCTAATGGAACTCAACCAGAGATTCTGCTCCAAGGAAAATCTACAACCAGGAGTTACTTCAAAGCCAAATCAGACTTTGTCAAAGATCCGATCCCTGAGACCGGGCTTGAGGGACTGAGGAAAAGGTTGATGGAAGAAACCAATCCTGTGTTGATTTGGACACCATATGGGGGAATGATGAGCAAGATATCGGAGTCGGATACACCTTTCCCTCACAGGAAAGGAGTCCTCTTCAAGATTCAGTACCTGACTATATGGCAAGCTGCAAATCAAGACGAGGCAAAGCACATGGACTGGATTAGGAAGCTTTACAACTACATGGCTCCTTATGTCACAATGTTTCCGAGGCAAGCATATGTGAACTATAGGGACCTTGATTTGGGGATCAACAAGAAGAGCAATTTAAGTTTCATTGAAGCAAGTTCTTGGGGTTATAGGTATTTCAAGGACAACTTCAACAGACTGATAAAAATTAAGACCAAAGTGGATCCTTATAACTTCTTCAGGCATGAGCAAAGCATCACACCTCTTCCACTCACTGTAGGAAGAACAATGAACTAG